Proteins encoded in a region of the Salmo trutta chromosome 34, fSalTru1.1, whole genome shotgun sequence genome:
- the LOC115173346 gene encoding uncharacterized protein LOC115173346: MATIFQKNESTDTVLLERSGRVLQCSHGGSQLDDTELSVQISEEKLWSTAKTICVNMKNILKDFFTGLKPSGSERTENASSKETLGEILVAIQSEISNLGRIKDSRELLQINDMVGTMLKEVEKSEHDSEQVCQDIPRTCSSLSTSLKGRSSLSSSSKGPRSECELEINLPGTPIPDGVPFDLTCPIIRSSCIDTRDSKMPEISTSDLRTKMMAHTDEPLHRNSPMTDSSRPPSAKASFRSSTTPSFTSKGTSLVPKGDGIDIEEKEVSIPSSSGHLRELLISPDISSATAFPLQYLMDSSKDDVICLVTVLVIRLLSKIRPSALDGPFQQAPDMTETSQQLIRQVLSEFCAASRFSRTQEYSQNLHIHRVFRGVHKNLMEEFGSYNTLQAAISSQDPAFDRVLVKSLTQQLVQGRKEASRPASAATNPADQAETERGAEQKARRSFLCFSMTKLRINFKRSKRGNKKDCHSVQEQNEIPFTDGHCIAPHIEAHGAESPVGEVSPSISQPIKKQSLIVRVFSAMMKPFRRFTKKNL; encoded by the exons ATGGCGACTATTTTCCAGAAAAATGAGTCCACTGACACTGTGCTCCTGGAAAGAAGTGGGAGAGTTTTGCAGTGCTCCCACGGGGGCTCCCAACTGGATGATACTGAATTGAGTGTTCAAATATCAGAAGAGAAGCTTTGGTCAACAGCTAAGACCATCTGCGTCAATATGAAGAACATACTTAAGGATTTCTTCACAGGGCTGAAGCCATCCGGATCCGAAAGGACAGAAAATGCTTCTTCCAAAGAGACCCTTGGGGAAATCCTGGTTGCTATCCAGAGTGAAATCTCAAACTTAGGGCGAATTAAGGATTCCAGGGAGCTCCTTCAGATCAACGATATGGTAGGAACTATGCTGAAGGAGGTTGAGAAAAGTGAGCATGACAGTGAACAAGTCTGCCAAGACATCCCTAGAACCTGTTCATCTTTGTCCACTTCTTTAAAGGGTCGTAGTTCCTTGTCTAGCTCTTCAAAGGgtcctaggtcagagtgtgagtTAGAGATCAACCTCCCTGGCACTCCCATCCCTGACGGAGTGCCTTTTGATCTGACCTGCCCCATCATCAGGAGCTCCTGCATCGACACCAGGGACTCTAAAATGCCAGAGATTTCTACAAGTGACCTAAGGACAAAGATGATGGCACACACAGATGAACCCCTGCATCGTAACAGTCCAATGACTGACAGCAGCCGACCACCGAGTGCTAAAGCCTCTTTTCGATCCTCCACTACTCCATCTTTCACCAGCAAGGGAACCTCTTTGGTACCAAAGGGAGATGGGATTGACATTGAAGAGAAGGAGGTGAGCATCCCCAGCAGCTCTGGCCATCTGAGGGAGCTCTTAATCAGCCCAGACATCAGCAGTGCCACTGCATTCCCACTGCAGTACTTGATGGACTCCAGCAAAGATGATGTCATCTGTTTGGTCACCGTACTGGTGATAAGGTTGCTATCGAAGATCAGACCCTCAGCCCTAGATGGACCCTTCCAACAGGCACCAGACATGACAGAAACATCTCAGCAACTCATCAGACAAGTCCTGTCTGAGTTCTGTGCTGCATCCAGATTCTCCAGGACACAGGAATATTCCCAGAACCTGCACATCCACAGGGTGTTCAGAGGTGTACATAAAAACTTGATGGAGGAGTTTGGCTCTTATAACACCCTGCAAGCAGCTATTTCCTCCCAGGACCCTGCATTTGACAGAGTCCTGGTAAAGTCCTTGACCCAGCAGCTGGTACAGGGACGCAAGGAGGCGTCAAGACCAGCTTCTGCTGCAACAAACCCAGCAGACCaggctgagacagagaggggggctgAGCAGAAAGCAAGAAGGAGCTTCCTTTGCTTTTCAATGACCAAACTCAGGATCAACTTCAAG CGTTCCAAGAGAGGAAACAAAAAGGACTGCCATTCAGTCCAGGAACAGAATGAGATTCCTTTTACTGATGGACATTGCATAG ctccacacATTGAggctcatggtgctgaatctcCAGTTGGAGAGgtttctccctccatatctcagcCTATCAAAAAACAATCCTTGATTGTCAGGGTCTTTTCAGCAATGATGAAGCCATTCAGGCGCTTCACCAAGAAGAACCTGTAA
- the LOC115173124 gene encoding uncharacterized protein LOC115173124, protein MKQRHMRTTRTGLEASQWRVIQHGMKNNLTFEQLSMLCLKIVKVVTQTALRILLPALARIMGVDLRSGAASPESQCSLTGSEDSLGSLDEREKRLLISEMNYWTKERRRNGSAGCRQKSTRRTSSPCWSPKSSQTSLQSLPATREAPLMEEPLKALFGVTEESLLISLVEGHSNPTSSSSSELSYAIAGEVVHQLNSGLSVAIQASSGSCPPMDSQDIAAGKEVIRVASVQILAELQSQTSEPEWVGFIEPLMDPVTDDVLNAIVGTMDKMAQDYNILLDLAKKMTILGSKFLTNLQCDLDVECPSGKEGTTHFLKETGSSSSVVSRKLQTLSSPDFQSKALKAVSTILTRKLHSPDICKLHCHSDC, encoded by the exons ATGAAACAGAGACACATGAGAACAACAAGAACAGGACTGGAGGCAAG CCAATGGAGAGTGATTCAGCATGGCATGAAAAATAAC CTCACATTCGAGCAGCTCTCCATGCTGTGTCTGAAGATTGTTAAGGTCGTGACCCAGACAGCCCTCCGCATTCTCCTACCAGCGCTAGCTCGTATCATGGGTGTGGACCTGAGGAGTGGGGCAGCCTCCCCAGAATCCCAGTGCTCTCTGACAGGGTCTGAGGATTCCTTAGGCAGTCTGGATGAGCGAGAGAAAAGGCTGCTGATCAGTGAGATGAACTACTGgactaaggagaggaggaggaatggcaGTGCAGGGTGCCGCCAAAAATCCACTCGCAGAACCTCATCACCATGCTGGTCGCCTAAGAG TTCCCAGACCTCATTGCAGAGTTTGCCAGCAACTAGAGAGGCTCCCCTCATGGAGGAGCCTCTGAAAGCTCTCTTTGGGGTAACGGAAGAGAGCCTCCTGATATCCCTGGTTGAGGGTCACTCCAACCccacctcctccagctcttccgaGTTGAGCTATGCTATCGCGGGGGAGGTAGTACACCAGCTTAACTCTGGCCTCTCAGTGGCCATTCAGGCCAGCTCGGGGAGTTGCCCCCCTATGGACAGTCAGGACATAGCAGCAGGCAAGGAGGTCATTCGGGTAGCCTCGGTGCAGATCCTGGCCGAGCTACAGAGCCAAACGTCTGAGCCAGAGTGGGTAGGGTTTATCGAGCCCCTCATGGACCCTGTGACCGATGATGTGCTGAATGCCATTGTCGGCACAATGGACAAAATGGCACAGGACTACAACATCCTATTGGATCTGGCCAAGAAGATGACAATCTTGGGGTCTAAATTTCTGACCAATCTTCAATGTGACCTTGATGTTGAGTGTCCATCTGGGAAAGAAGGGACCACTCACTTTCTCAAAGAGACTGGATCCTCTAGCAGTGTGGTGTCCAGAAAGCTTCAGACCCTCTCTAGCCCCGACTTTCAGTCTAAAGCCCTCAAGGCGGTGAGCACCATCCTTACAAGGAAA CTGcacagccctgacatctgtaagcTCCACTGCCACAGTGATTGTTAA